The genomic DNA GCTTAGTGGCAGCATCGACAAACTTTGAGGTTATTTAGGCCGACAGTTCGGTACGGCCCTTGCCACGGCGTGCGGAAAGGATGGCACGGCCGGCACGGGTACGCATGCGAAG from Arthrobacter zhangbolii includes the following:
- the rpmH gene encoding 50S ribosomal protein L34 — encoded protein: MSKRTFQPNNRRRAKKHGFRLRMRTRAGRAILSARRGKGRTELSA